A genome region from Cognatishimia activa includes the following:
- a CDS encoding GcvT family protein encodes MKTTTRVCVIGGGVVGCSVLYHLTKLGWSDVMLLERSELTSGSTWHAAGGFHTLNGDTNMAALQGYTIKLYKELEEITGMSCGLHHVGGVTLADNQDRFDMLVAERAKHRFMGLETEIVGPEEIKKIAPVTNTDGIIGALYDPLDGHLDPSGTTHAYAKAARMGGATIEIHTKVLETNQRADGTWDVVTNKGTIHAEHIVNAGGLWAREVGAMAGIYFPLHPMEHQYIVTDDVPMIQEMMANGIEHPHVMDPAGESYLRQEGQGLCIGFYEQPCRPWAVDGTPWDFGHELLPDDFDKIEDSIEFAYKRFPALAESGVKSVIHGPFTFAPDGNPLVGPVPGVRNYWSACAVMAGFSQGGGVGLMLAQWMVEGECERDTSAMDCARYGDWITPGYTRPKVIENYQKRFSVAYPNEELPAARPFRTTPMYDIFTEMGAVWGHQYGLEVVNYFAEGDEPRFETPSFRRSNAFDATAREVKAVREAVGINEVHNFGKYIVNGQGARAWLDRIMAGRVPQPGRLSLTPMLSPKGRLIGDFTISCLTETEFQLTASYGSQAYHMRWFLQNLDEGVTIDNVSDTRNGFQIAGPKARDVLQACTRQDISDMRFMDIRRVTVGMVDCLIQRVSYTGDLGYEIYCDLPSQRALWDVLWTAGQPHGMKPFGMRAMMSLRLDKSFGSWLSEFSPDYTAAETGLDRFISFKKNVEFIGRAAAEEHKTQGPTRKLCTFEVDADDADVNAYEPIWVGDEVVGFCTSGGYSHYAGKSIAIGFLPVDMIDPSINAEIEILGSRRKATLLTDVLFDADGARMRG; translated from the coding sequence ATGAAAACCACCACGCGTGTTTGTGTCATCGGCGGCGGCGTCGTTGGCTGTTCTGTGCTCTATCACCTGACCAAGCTGGGTTGGTCTGACGTGATGCTGCTCGAGCGTTCGGAACTGACCTCTGGGTCCACATGGCATGCGGCAGGCGGCTTTCATACGCTCAATGGCGACACCAATATGGCCGCGCTGCAGGGCTATACGATCAAGCTCTACAAAGAACTCGAAGAGATCACCGGCATGTCCTGCGGGTTGCACCATGTCGGCGGTGTGACGCTGGCCGACAACCAAGACCGCTTTGACATGCTGGTCGCAGAACGTGCGAAACACCGGTTTATGGGGCTTGAGACCGAAATCGTTGGCCCCGAAGAGATCAAAAAGATCGCGCCTGTCACCAACACAGACGGCATCATCGGCGCGCTGTATGACCCGCTTGATGGCCACCTTGATCCCTCGGGCACCACCCACGCCTATGCCAAAGCGGCCCGCATGGGCGGCGCGACGATTGAGATCCACACAAAGGTTCTGGAAACCAACCAACGCGCAGATGGCACTTGGGATGTCGTGACCAACAAGGGCACCATCCACGCCGAACATATCGTCAACGCAGGCGGCCTCTGGGCGCGCGAGGTCGGCGCGATGGCCGGGATCTACTTCCCGCTGCACCCGATGGAGCACCAATATATCGTCACCGACGATGTTCCCATGATCCAAGAGATGATGGCCAATGGCATCGAGCACCCCCATGTGATGGACCCCGCTGGCGAAAGCTATTTGCGTCAGGAAGGCCAAGGTCTCTGCATCGGCTTTTATGAACAACCCTGCCGCCCTTGGGCAGTGGATGGCACGCCTTGGGATTTCGGGCATGAATTGTTGCCCGATGATTTCGACAAGATCGAAGACAGCATCGAGTTCGCCTACAAACGCTTCCCCGCATTGGCTGAAAGCGGCGTCAAATCTGTGATCCATGGGCCGTTCACCTTTGCGCCAGACGGCAACCCTCTGGTCGGCCCTGTGCCGGGCGTCAGGAACTACTGGTCCGCCTGTGCGGTCATGGCAGGCTTCTCGCAAGGCGGCGGCGTCGGGCTCATGCTCGCGCAATGGATGGTTGAGGGCGAATGCGAACGCGACACCTCGGCGATGGATTGCGCACGCTACGGCGACTGGATCACACCGGGCTACACGCGGCCGAAAGTCATCGAGAACTACCAGAAACGCTTCTCGGTCGCCTACCCGAACGAAGAACTCCCCGCCGCACGCCCGTTCCGCACAACGCCTATGTATGACATCTTCACGGAGATGGGCGCGGTCTGGGGCCACCAATACGGCCTCGAGGTCGTGAACTACTTCGCCGAAGGCGATGAACCGCGCTTTGAAACCCCGTCATTCCGCCGCTCCAACGCCTTTGACGCCACCGCACGTGAGGTGAAGGCCGTCCGCGAAGCCGTTGGAATCAATGAGGTTCACAACTTTGGCAAATATATCGTCAATGGCCAAGGCGCGCGCGCCTGGCTTGACCGCATCATGGCAGGCCGCGTGCCACAACCCGGGCGCCTCAGCCTGACACCGATGCTCTCTCCCAAGGGCCGCCTCATCGGAGATTTCACGATCTCTTGCCTCACAGAAACAGAATTCCAATTGACCGCCAGCTACGGCAGCCAAGCCTACCACATGCGATGGTTCCTGCAGAACCTGGATGAGGGCGTCACAATTGACAACGTCTCAGACACCCGCAATGGTTTCCAAATCGCGGGCCCCAAGGCGCGCGATGTCCTTCAAGCCTGCACCCGCCAAGACATCAGTGACATGCGCTTCATGGACATCCGCCGCGTCACCGTCGGCATGGTAGACTGCCTCATTCAACGGGTCAGCTATACCGGAGACCTCGGCTACGAGATCTACTGCGACCTCCCCTCCCAACGCGCGCTCTGGGATGTGCTCTGGACCGCGGGCCAACCTCACGGGATGAAGCCCTTCGGCATGCGCGCCATGATGTCACTGCGTCTGGACAAATCCTTCGGCTCGTGGCTCAGCGAGTTTTCCCCCGACTACACCGCCGCCGAAACCGGCCTCGACCGCTTCATCTCGTTCAAAAAGAACGTCGAATTCATCGGTCGTGCCGCAGCTGAAGAGCACAAAACACAAGGCCCAACTCGCAAACTCTGCACCTTCGAAGTCGACGCTGACGACGCCGACGTCAACGCCTATGAACCCATCTGGGTCGGTGACGAGGTCGTCGGTTTCTGCACCTCCGGTGGCTACTCGCACTATGCGGGCAAATCCATCGCCATCGGCTTCCTGCCAGTCGACATGATCGACCCAAGCATCAATGCGGAAATCGAGATCCTCGGATCCCGCCGCAAAGCCACGCTTTTGACCGACGTACTCTTTGACGCAGACGGCGCGCGTATGCGGGGCTAG
- a CDS encoding nucleotidyltransferase family protein gives MLAILILAAGQSSRMRGADKLLEEVDGQPLLQKITSHALDTCAHVYVALQRADGRRAAVLPHGVQVIAVPQASEGMGVTIATSIVQLPEAASALMIVPADMPELSAEDLVAMKSAHEAAPDQILHAMSGDTPGHPVVFPRRCFDALKTLSTDQGAREVIKSESNNLGRVALPIGHAITDLDTPEDWAAWRARQNQN, from the coding sequence ATGCTCGCAATCCTTATTCTTGCTGCCGGTCAATCCTCGCGCATGCGTGGAGCCGACAAGTTGTTGGAAGAGGTTGATGGCCAGCCCCTCTTGCAAAAGATCACATCCCACGCGCTAGATACTTGCGCGCACGTCTATGTGGCTTTGCAACGCGCGGACGGTCGCCGCGCTGCTGTGCTCCCTCATGGGGTGCAGGTCATAGCTGTACCGCAGGCAAGTGAAGGTATGGGCGTTACGATCGCCACGTCGATTGTGCAATTGCCAGAAGCAGCTTCAGCCTTGATGATCGTTCCGGCGGACATGCCAGAGCTCAGCGCAGAGGATCTCGTCGCGATGAAATCCGCCCATGAGGCCGCTCCAGATCAAATTCTGCACGCCATGTCGGGGGATACTCCTGGCCATCCGGTTGTCTTTCCACGCCGATGTTTTGACGCGCTGAAAACCCTGTCAACAGACCAAGGCGCGCGCGAGGTTATCAAATCTGAAAGCAACAATTTGGGTCGTGTCGCACTTCCGATAGGCCATGCAATCACGGATCTGGACACACCAGAAGACTGGGCCGCCTGGCGGGCCCGGCAAAACCAAAATTAA
- a CDS encoding Hint domain-containing protein produces MPVVNTLDWSTASANGSYQIGAAGEEIGVTIATTTNINGRTAAVDTRGTPSEEGLWVSGLSEPVTTELTFDSPTANVSFELFDVDQGASWDDMVTVIAYDIDGNPVEVQFSDLDGLHTVTGSVVDADGAASAGVETTGADDSVTVTIPGPVSRIEVIFDNGESSTTTGSIGLSDITFSPAPDGIVEGDDTANVIDTAYLLDPEGDMVTDSDTVIHAGGGDDSVESGEGNDTILGGAGNDTIKGDAGNDSIDGGTGSDSIEAGFGDDTIIGGEGDDTANGHYGDDILDGGLGNDSIRGSWGNDTLYSGGTGEGDDFIWGGWGDDRIIMEEGFGNDTILGDTEDEVYGDTLDLTGVTSDLTVDMTSSAAGTGTVSDGTSTANYTDIEHIELGAGTDTIVLADGSGSDRVTGFTTPTDNGDGTYTSGDMLDVSALTNDGGSTPVTYEDVTVTTDGDGNAVLTFPGGENLTLVGVSAADVSSNEALMAMGFPAPPDGIVSGTGGDDLINYAFVDADGDAIDANDARLPGFTGDDDYIQAGAGDDTVDAGAGNDSVEGGIGADGLYGDAGNDHLLGEDGDDTLVGGTGNDTLDGGIGADFIDGGADRDLFVNVNSGDEIVGGETGDDYDTLDLTGAGPLSIAYSPGTTEDGVVTFLDAHGNPTGTLEFSGIEHIVPCFTPGTMIATVNGLRPVEHLDVGDQVFTRDHGVQEIRWIGHKNVSAKTLTEASFLAPIRIKKGALGNDLPERDMLLSPNHRVMVSAPDLEMMFGQSEVLVAAKHLTRMKGIRRVRANEVTYIHLMFDRHEIIWSDGIWSESFQPGSMALAGLETAQRDEIFALFPELATQKSPAYRAARRILRKHEAALLPRGQG; encoded by the coding sequence ATGCCCGTCGTAAATACATTGGATTGGTCCACCGCCAGCGCCAATGGCTCCTATCAAATAGGCGCTGCTGGCGAAGAGATTGGCGTGACGATAGCGACGACCACGAACATCAATGGCCGCACCGCAGCCGTAGATACGCGCGGCACACCATCTGAAGAAGGCCTCTGGGTCTCTGGCCTCAGTGAACCTGTTACCACAGAACTGACATTCGACAGCCCGACAGCGAATGTGTCCTTTGAACTCTTCGATGTAGATCAGGGCGCAAGCTGGGACGATATGGTCACGGTCATCGCCTATGACATCGACGGCAATCCGGTCGAAGTTCAATTTTCTGATCTCGATGGGCTTCATACAGTCACGGGCTCTGTGGTGGACGCAGACGGCGCCGCGAGCGCTGGCGTAGAAACCACTGGAGCCGATGATTCAGTCACAGTTACAATTCCAGGACCTGTGTCTCGCATCGAAGTGATTTTCGACAATGGCGAGTCCAGCACTACCACCGGCTCCATCGGCCTCAGCGACATCACATTCTCTCCTGCCCCTGACGGCATCGTCGAGGGCGATGACACCGCCAATGTGATCGACACGGCCTATCTGCTCGATCCCGAAGGCGACATGGTCACGGATTCCGACACGGTGATTCACGCAGGCGGCGGTGATGATTCCGTGGAGTCCGGCGAAGGCAATGACACGATCCTAGGTGGCGCAGGCAATGACACGATCAAAGGCGATGCGGGCAACGACAGCATCGACGGCGGCACCGGAAGTGACAGCATCGAAGCGGGATTCGGAGACGACACCATAATCGGTGGTGAAGGTGACGACACCGCCAACGGCCATTATGGCGACGATATTCTGGACGGCGGTCTAGGGAATGACTCGATCCGCGGGTCCTGGGGCAATGACACGCTCTATTCCGGCGGCACAGGCGAAGGCGATGATTTCATCTGGGGCGGCTGGGGTGATGACCGCATCATCATGGAAGAAGGGTTCGGCAACGACACCATCCTTGGCGACACCGAGGACGAAGTCTATGGCGATACGCTGGACTTGACCGGAGTCACCAGCGACCTGACCGTCGATATGACCAGCAGCGCTGCAGGCACGGGCACTGTCAGCGACGGAACCAGCACAGCGAACTACACCGATATCGAGCATATCGAGCTGGGCGCAGGCACGGATACGATTGTGCTGGCCGATGGCTCTGGCAGCGACCGTGTCACAGGCTTCACCACCCCGACCGACAATGGTGACGGAACCTATACATCCGGCGATATGCTTGACGTCAGCGCTCTGACCAACGACGGCGGCAGCACCCCTGTGACCTATGAGGATGTCACCGTCACAACCGACGGCGACGGCAACGCAGTCCTGACCTTCCCCGGCGGCGAAAACCTGACTTTGGTTGGCGTTTCAGCCGCAGATGTCTCGTCCAACGAGGCGCTTATGGCCATGGGCTTTCCTGCCCCTCCGGATGGGATCGTCAGCGGTACAGGCGGAGACGACCTGATCAACTATGCCTTCGTGGACGCCGATGGTGACGCGATCGACGCCAACGACGCGCGTTTGCCCGGGTTCACGGGCGATGACGACTATATTCAAGCGGGCGCTGGTGATGACACCGTGGACGCAGGGGCAGGCAATGACTCGGTCGAAGGCGGCATTGGTGCAGATGGTCTGTATGGCGATGCTGGCAATGATCACCTGTTGGGTGAAGACGGTGACGACACTCTGGTCGGCGGCACGGGCAATGACACGCTCGATGGCGGCATCGGCGCGGATTTCATCGATGGCGGCGCGGATCGCGATCTCTTTGTGAATGTGAATTCAGGCGATGAAATCGTGGGCGGTGAGACTGGCGACGACTATGATACGCTCGACCTCACCGGCGCTGGCCCTCTGTCGATCGCCTATAGCCCCGGCACAACCGAAGACGGTGTCGTGACATTCCTTGACGCCCACGGCAACCCAACCGGAACGCTGGAATTCAGCGGTATTGAACACATCGTGCCTTGCTTCACCCCGGGCACGATGATCGCAACAGTCAATGGACTGCGCCCTGTCGAACACCTCGACGTCGGCGACCAGGTCTTTACCCGCGATCACGGCGTGCAAGAGATCCGCTGGATCGGCCACAAAAACGTCAGCGCCAAAACCCTGACTGAGGCAAGCTTCCTCGCCCCAATCCGCATCAAAAAGGGTGCTCTCGGCAATGATTTGCCAGAGCGCGATATGCTGCTGAGCCCCAACCACCGCGTCATGGTCAGCGCGCCAGACCTTGAGATGATGTTTGGCCAATCCGAAGTCCTTGTGGCCGCGAAACACCTCACCCGCATGAAAGGTATCCGCCGCGTCAGAGCCAATGAGGTAACCTATATCCACCTGATGTTTGATCGCCACGAGATCATTTGGTCTGACGGCATCTGGTCCGAAAGCTTCCAGCCCGGCTCTATGGCCTTGGCAGGACTTGAGACCGCGCAACGTGATGAGATCTTTGCGCTTTTCCCAGAGCTCGCGACCCAGAAATCCCCAGCCTACCGCGCCGCGCGTCGTATATTGCGCAAACATGAGGCGGCTTTGCTGCCGCGGGGTCAGGGATAA
- a CDS encoding YqaA family protein — protein sequence MLKPLYDWTMRLAEHPRALWVLAIISFVESSVFPIPPDVLMIPLILATPHRAWLIALVATVSSVLGGLLGYGIGFFAFEQIGQPILEALGKLDRIEEFNATFNDAGFWAVLGAGITPFPYKVITIMSGWTGMPIMTFLVTSIVARGLRFFIVAALLWKFGAPVRDFIERRLGLVFTVFFVLLIGGFLALRFL from the coding sequence ATGCTGAAGCCTTTGTACGATTGGACCATGCGGTTGGCCGAACATCCGCGGGCGCTTTGGGTTCTGGCGATCATCAGTTTCGTCGAAAGTTCGGTTTTTCCGATTCCACCGGATGTCTTGATGATTCCGCTGATCTTGGCCACGCCGCATCGCGCGTGGTTGATCGCACTGGTGGCGACAGTCTCCTCGGTCCTGGGCGGGCTTTTGGGCTACGGCATCGGCTTCTTTGCCTTTGAGCAGATCGGGCAGCCGATCCTTGAGGCGCTTGGCAAGCTGGACCGCATCGAGGAATTCAACGCAACCTTCAATGACGCAGGATTCTGGGCCGTTCTGGGCGCGGGCATCACGCCGTTTCCGTACAAAGTCATCACGATCATGTCGGGCTGGACCGGCATGCCGATCATGACCTTCCTTGTGACCTCAATCGTCGCACGCGGGCTACGGTTCTTTATTGTCGCTGCTTTGCTGTGGAAATTCGGCGCGCCAGTGCGCGACTTTATCGAGCGTCGCTTAGGCCTTGTATTCACAGTGTTTTTCGTGCTTTTGATCGGCGGATTCTTGGCCCTGAGGTTCCTGTAA
- a CDS encoding disulfide bond formation protein B, with amino-acid sequence MPNSKTMTLLLALASAAMLISAWTFQYFGYPPCKMCYWQRYPHMAAVAIGALAYALGQRWLAWLGTVAMLVTSGIGVYHSGVERKLWEGPSSCTSSGFGGLSSEELFDQIMNAPLVRCDDIPWQMFGFTMANLNAIFSLIFAVLWIRVALSRD; translated from the coding sequence ATGCCAAACTCGAAAACGATGACACTGCTGTTGGCTTTGGCCTCTGCAGCCATGCTGATCAGCGCCTGGACTTTTCAGTATTTCGGCTATCCGCCCTGTAAGATGTGCTATTGGCAACGCTACCCGCATATGGCCGCCGTGGCGATTGGGGCGCTCGCCTATGCGCTTGGTCAGCGCTGGCTCGCTTGGCTAGGAACCGTCGCGATGCTGGTCACCTCGGGGATTGGCGTCTATCACTCAGGCGTTGAACGCAAGCTTTGGGAAGGCCCCAGCAGCTGTACCTCCTCAGGGTTTGGCGGCCTGTCGTCTGAGGAACTGTTCGACCAGATTATGAACGCGCCTCTGGTGCGCTGCGACGATATCCCTTGGCAGATGTTTGGGTTCACCATGGCGAATTTGAACGCAATCTTTTCCCTGATCTTCGCGGTCTTGTGGATCCGAGTTGCGCTCAGCCGCGATTAA
- a CDS encoding Lrp/AsnC family transcriptional regulator encodes MDSLDQSLISELRHNARASLSDLAITLGVTRTTVRQRIERLQQRGDIVGFTVVLKEAQRDPVRALMMIGIEGRGIDRIVRQLGGIPAVRNIHTTNGRWDLIVELGTDTLEELDRILIHIRRFEGVATSETNLLLNTRKQT; translated from the coding sequence ATGGACAGCCTCGATCAAAGCCTCATCTCAGAGTTGCGCCATAACGCGCGCGCTTCTTTGTCAGATCTTGCGATCACGCTTGGTGTGACGCGCACGACCGTGCGGCAGCGGATAGAACGCCTGCAACAGCGGGGCGATATTGTCGGTTTTACGGTGGTCCTTAAGGAAGCGCAGCGTGATCCGGTCCGCGCGTTGATGATGATCGGTATCGAGGGCAGGGGCATTGACCGCATCGTGCGCCAATTGGGGGGCATTCCTGCCGTGCGCAATATTCACACCACCAATGGGCGTTGGGATCTGATCGTGGAACTGGGCACGGACACGCTTGAAGAGCTCGACCGCATCCTCATTCACATTCGACGGTTTGAAGGCGTCGCGACCAGCGAGACGAACCTTTTGCTCAACACGCGCAAGCAGACTTAA
- the rocF gene encoding arginase codes for MTPKKCILIGAPIDSGKRRRGCLMGPDALRTAGLVESLSDLGHEVTDLGNVTPDVPAVTAPDQKLHQWAENIGWTRALSDASESALKNGLPIFMGGDHSMASGTVRGAALHAQAVGRPLFVLWLDAHSDYHTPQTTDSGNLHGTPVAYFTGRDGFDGYPEVTAPVPQDNICMIGLRSVDAMEREALQAGQIHFHDMRQIDETGIARPLATFLDRVSKANGMLHVSLDVDFLDPDVAPAVGTTVPGGATVREAHLVMEMLHDSGLLTSLDLVELNPFLDDRGKTAKLLVDLAASALGRRVFDRPTRSF; via the coding sequence ATGACCCCGAAAAAATGCATCCTCATCGGCGCACCGATTGATAGCGGCAAACGCCGTCGTGGCTGTTTGATGGGCCCCGATGCGCTGCGCACCGCTGGGCTTGTCGAAAGCCTCTCTGATCTGGGCCATGAGGTCACAGATCTGGGCAATGTAACCCCCGATGTCCCTGCTGTGACTGCACCCGACCAAAAGCTGCACCAATGGGCCGAGAATATCGGCTGGACCCGCGCGCTCTCTGACGCCTCTGAGAGCGCCCTAAAGAATGGCCTCCCGATTTTCATGGGCGGAGATCACTCGATGGCGTCAGGCACTGTGCGCGGCGCGGCGCTGCATGCGCAGGCCGTTGGGCGGCCCTTATTTGTGCTGTGGCTGGACGCCCATAGCGACTATCACACGCCCCAGACCACGGATTCCGGCAATCTGCATGGCACGCCTGTGGCCTATTTCACCGGGCGCGATGGGTTTGACGGCTATCCGGAGGTGACAGCCCCCGTGCCGCAGGACAATATCTGCATGATCGGCCTGCGGTCCGTGGACGCAATGGAACGTGAAGCGTTGCAGGCAGGCCAAATCCATTTCCACGACATGCGCCAGATCGATGAGACCGGCATCGCGAGGCCTTTGGCGACCTTCCTAGATCGCGTCTCCAAGGCAAACGGCATGCTGCATGTGTCCTTGGACGTGGATTTCCTAGACCCCGACGTCGCCCCTGCGGTCGGAACAACTGTGCCCGGCGGCGCGACCGTGCGCGAGGCGCATCTGGTGATGGAGATGCTGCACGACAGCGGTCTTCTCACCTCACTCGATCTGGTCGAGCTAAACCCTTTCCTCGATGACCGCGGCAAAACCGCGAAACTGCTGGTCGACCTCGCGGCCTCGGCCCTTGGCCGACGCGTCTTTGACCGCCCTACCCGGAGTTTCTAA
- a CDS encoding ornithine cyclodeaminase, producing MSTPSDKALVPFVSVDNMMRLVNSVGIPEMLRGLTAYIEEDFRRWELFDKTPRVASHSDVGVIELMPTSDGEAYGFKYVNGHPKNTAEGLQTVTAFGLLADVYTGYPVLLTEMTILTALRTAATSAMAAKLLAPKGATTMAMIGNGAQSEFQCMAMQAILGIQTVKLYDIDPKATAKCAANLAGTGLNVVTCTSPEAAIEGAQILTTCTADKQYATVLSDNMVGEGVHVNAIGGDCPGKTELAAGILARSDVFVEFPPQTRIEGEIQQMDDDFAVTELWQVLTGEKQGRISEKQITLFDSVGFAIEDFSALRFVRDKIKGTDFYFDLDMLADPDDPRDLFGMVGRANETTCL from the coding sequence ATGAGCACCCCTTCTGACAAAGCCCTTGTCCCTTTCGTATCCGTCGACAACATGATGCGGCTGGTGAACAGTGTTGGCATCCCTGAAATGCTGCGTGGCCTGACCGCCTATATCGAAGAAGATTTCCGCCGCTGGGAACTGTTTGACAAAACCCCGCGTGTCGCCAGCCATTCCGACGTCGGCGTGATTGAACTGATGCCAACCAGCGATGGCGAGGCCTATGGGTTCAAATATGTGAACGGTCACCCAAAAAACACCGCCGAAGGCCTGCAGACTGTGACCGCTTTCGGCCTTTTGGCGGATGTCTACACGGGCTATCCCGTGCTTTTGACCGAGATGACCATCCTGACCGCGCTGCGGACTGCTGCCACATCAGCTATGGCCGCTAAGCTATTGGCCCCAAAGGGCGCAACCACGATGGCTATGATCGGCAATGGCGCGCAATCCGAGTTCCAATGCATGGCGATGCAGGCGATTTTGGGGATCCAGACCGTCAAGCTATATGACATCGACCCAAAAGCCACCGCGAAATGCGCAGCAAACCTTGCAGGTACAGGCTTGAACGTCGTGACCTGCACCAGTCCCGAGGCTGCCATCGAAGGCGCTCAGATCCTCACGACCTGCACGGCGGACAAACAATACGCCACGGTTCTGAGCGACAATATGGTCGGCGAAGGCGTTCATGTTAACGCCATTGGCGGGGATTGCCCTGGCAAAACAGAGCTGGCGGCGGGGATCCTCGCGCGCTCGGATGTCTTCGTGGAATTCCCGCCTCAAACCCGCATCGAAGGCGAGATTCAGCAGATGGACGACGATTTCGCAGTCACTGAACTCTGGCAGGTTTTGACGGGCGAAAAACAGGGCCGCATCAGTGAAAAGCAGATCACACTGTTTGACTCTGTGGGCTTCGCGATCGAGGATTTTTCGGCACTGCGTTTCGTCCGCGACAAAATAAAGGGCACTGATTTTTACTTTGATCTCGACATGTTAGCCGATCCGGACGATCCACGTGACCTTTTTGGTATGGTCGGACGCGCAAATGAAACTACTTGCCTCTAG
- a CDS encoding HNH endonuclease, whose amino-acid sequence MDGDFRTEFVHRPGGLKQHPALVLNADYRPLSYYPLSLWPWQDAIKAVYMDRVDIVAEYDAWVHSPSTEIKIPSVVVLRDYVKPVKRVAFTRFNLFLRDEFCCQYCGAKGDLTFDHVVPRAAGGITSWQNVVAACSRCNLKKGSKSLRQANMHLNKPPRQPAAEELRNMGRKFPPNYLHESWMDFLYWDAELDA is encoded by the coding sequence ATGGACGGAGACTTTAGGACAGAATTTGTACATAGACCCGGCGGGCTGAAACAACACCCGGCCTTGGTTTTGAACGCGGATTATCGTCCGCTGTCCTATTACCCCCTCAGCCTCTGGCCCTGGCAGGATGCGATCAAAGCGGTCTATATGGACAGGGTGGACATCGTGGCGGAATACGACGCCTGGGTTCATTCTCCGAGTACCGAGATCAAAATCCCCTCTGTGGTCGTCCTCAGAGATTACGTCAAACCGGTAAAGCGCGTGGCCTTCACGCGCTTTAATCTTTTCTTGAGGGATGAATTTTGCTGTCAGTACTGCGGCGCAAAGGGTGATCTGACTTTTGACCATGTGGTTCCGCGCGCGGCTGGCGGCATCACGAGCTGGCAGAATGTTGTCGCGGCCTGTTCACGCTGTAACCTGAAAAAGGGCTCTAAAAGTCTGCGGCAGGCCAATATGCATCTGAACAAGCCTCCGCGTCAGCCTGCGGCGGAGGAGTTGCGCAATATGGGACGCAAGTTCCCGCCCAATTACTTGCACGAAAGCTGGATGGATTTCCTTTATTGGGATGCCGAACTTGATGCCTAA
- a CDS encoding alpha/beta hydrolase — MTRVLNTLRKEPLSGTTRSVVVFVHGYGANGQDLIGLADPLAEHLPDTLFLSPDAPEEIPGMPMGRQWFPIPWIDGSSEEESRRGMMAAVDDFNAFLDALMVDEDVLPEQVVLFGFSQGTMMSLHVAPRREDEVAGVVAFSGRLLEPDLLADEVVSRPPVLLVHGDQDDVVPVQSLPEAAEALQAAGFKDVFAHIMKGTAHGIAPDGLSVALAFMRDKLGL; from the coding sequence ATGACTCGGGTTTTGAATACGCTGCGCAAAGAGCCGCTGTCGGGGACAACCCGCTCTGTAGTTGTTTTTGTGCATGGCTATGGCGCGAACGGGCAGGATCTGATTGGTCTGGCGGACCCTCTGGCGGAACATCTGCCCGATACGTTGTTTCTGTCTCCCGACGCGCCCGAAGAAATCCCCGGCATGCCGATGGGCCGTCAGTGGTTTCCGATCCCTTGGATTGATGGCTCCTCTGAGGAAGAAAGCCGCCGCGGGATGATGGCCGCAGTCGATGATTTCAACGCTTTCCTTGATGCGCTGATGGTGGATGAGGATGTGCTGCCCGAGCAAGTTGTGCTCTTTGGCTTTTCCCAAGGCACCATGATGAGCCTGCATGTCGCGCCTCGCCGCGAAGATGAGGTCGCGGGCGTTGTGGCCTTTTCCGGTCGGCTGCTGGAACCAGATCTTTTGGCGGATGAGGTTGTTAGCCGCCCGCCGGTCTTGTTGGTGCACGGGGATCAGGACGACGTGGTGCCGGTGCAATCCTTGCCTGAGGCCGCTGAGGCTTTGCAGGCGGCAGGCTTTAAAGACGTTTTCGCCCATATCATGAAGGGCACCGCCCATGGCATTGCGCCCGATGGTCTGAGCGTGGCCTTGGCCTTTATGCGCGACAAGCTGGGGCTCTGA